From a region of the Narcine bancroftii isolate sNarBan1 chromosome 5, sNarBan1.hap1, whole genome shotgun sequence genome:
- the LOC138765324 gene encoding uncharacterized protein → MAGYPASMNGMPDLMPCIHQTNANDCIQETKGENGHFFSIPAGSSQKLRHHDHFQKIEIESFHKNFQNCRVAGSPCWTYSAKVSNSSSSVGVDPLTVRLRVWTPDTGTPTSSEHWRSSSPVAHTLSRRSRTRDTPCRPGKATGHVRTSSSGCPARSWGRGSLCRPCRPCARLYMRADRQRLNSPRCRHHLAGTRSAPVSKSAEIDSEDSAVQLGESGIHALPLRHLAMSPSFLQEISRMSKNKTGNLRIQKMLAGGRIPENNTRKIWEIGHDQREFKDLSTIAGEKNGRSFASRALFHDKRKREGHALSCCDVK, encoded by the exons ATGGCAGGTTACCCAGCCTCAATGAATGGCATGCCAGACTTGATGCCATGCATCCATCAAACCAATGCCAATGACTGCATACAG GAGACAAAGGGGGAGAACGGCCATTTCTTCTCAATTCCAGCAGGGAGTTCGCAAAAACtaaggcatcatgatcattttcaaaaaattgagatcgaaagtttccataaaaactttcaaaattgcagg GTTGCTGGCTCCCCCTGCTGGACATATTCTGCAAAGGTAAGTAATTCCTCTTCTTCTGTCGGTGTGGATCCCTTaacagtgcggctgcgggtctggacacccgacaccggcaccccgacctcttcaGAGCACTGGCGTTCGAGCTCCCCCGTAGCCCACACCTTATCAAGGAGATCCCGGACCCGTGACACTCCATGCAGGCCAGGCAAAGCCACGGGGCACGTCAGAACGTCTTCCTCAGGCTGCCCGGCAAGATCGTGGGGCCGCGGGTCTCTCTGTCGACCATGTCGTCCATGCGCACGGCTTTACATGCGTGCGGATCGGCAACGGCTGAACTCACCAAGGTGCCGGCACCATCTTGCAGGAACAAGGTCGGCGCCGGTGTCAAAATCGGCCGAAATCGACTCCGAGGATTCCGctgtacag CTGGGAGAAAGTGGAATACATGCCTTGcctttacgccatcttgccatgtccCCATcctttcttcaagaaataagcagaatgagcaaaaataaaacaggaaatctcagaatacagaaaATGCTGGCTGGTGGAAGAATACCAGAaaataacaccagaaaaatttggGAAATTGGACATGATCAGAGAGAG TTCAAGGACCTTTCCACCATTGCTGGGGAGAAAAATGGGCGAAGCTTTGCATCAAGGGCCCTTTTTCACGACAAGAGAAAGCGAGAAGGCCATGCTTTAAGTTGCTGTGATGTGAAGTAG